A section of the Patescibacteria group bacterium genome encodes:
- a CDS encoding oligosaccharide flippase family protein, whose translation MLRWSEKYTKTDMVYLAKGGSWLAIGQVISIISGLALAVGFANLLPKEVYGNYKFVLSLAAIIGTFSLTGMSTAITQAVARGFDGVFRSGFSVYLKWSVIIFIGGTSGALYYFVNDNSTLALSLLIVGSFVPFLNSFTLYNAFLQGKKDFKKISLYGIFRSTIPAIFLLLTVVATNNPVLIVFVYFASHTTIALFFYFRTVAIYKPEGPTDVTAIQYGKHLSIIRVVYTIANNVDKILIFHFLGAIQLAIYAFALAIPNQVISANNIIKLLILPRFSNRSISELKMAIPGKILRLFIFVTLLTLLYIVTAPYIFQFLFPQYIDSVIYSQVYALVLLYMPTIFIQQLFFAHMKKKQLYTVTAISPISKIILLLLLLPPYGIWGAVIALLLARAIDMIVLIFLFRRVS comes from the coding sequence GTGCTCCGATGGAGCGAAAAATACACCAAAACCGACATGGTTTATCTCGCTAAAGGTGGCTCCTGGCTTGCTATTGGACAAGTTATATCAATAATTTCAGGACTTGCACTCGCTGTGGGGTTTGCAAACCTGCTACCGAAAGAGGTATATGGAAATTACAAATTTGTTCTATCCCTTGCAGCAATCATAGGCACCTTCTCTCTTACCGGAATGTCCACTGCTATTACTCAGGCAGTGGCCCGTGGATTTGACGGAGTATTTCGTTCAGGGTTTTCTGTATATTTAAAATGGAGTGTGATTATCTTTATTGGTGGTACAAGTGGTGCATTGTATTACTTTGTAAACGATAACAGCACTCTCGCACTTTCACTGCTGATTGTTGGGTCGTTTGTTCCATTCCTAAATAGCTTTACGCTTTACAATGCATTTCTACAGGGAAAGAAGGATTTTAAAAAGATCTCGCTCTACGGTATATTCCGAAGTACTATACCCGCAATCTTTCTGTTACTTACTGTGGTGGCCACAAATAACCCAGTACTTATTGTATTTGTCTATTTTGCTTCACACACCACAATTGCTTTATTTTTTTATTTCCGTACAGTTGCTATATACAAACCTGAAGGTCCAACTGATGTTACAGCTATACAATACGGCAAACATCTAAGTATTATACGTGTGGTATACACGATTGCTAATAATGTTGACAAGATTCTTATCTTCCATTTTCTCGGTGCCATACAGCTTGCAATTTATGCTTTTGCGCTTGCAATACCAAATCAAGTTATATCAGCTAACAATATAATAAAACTTTTGATACTTCCTCGATTCAGCAACAGAAGCATCTCAGAACTCAAGATGGCAATACCAGGTAAAATATTGCGTCTGTTTATTTTTGTCACATTACTTACCCTGTTGTATATAGTGACTGCACCATACATCTTCCAATTTTTGTTTCCCCAATATATAGACTCGGTTATCTATTCACAAGTATATGCCCTTGTTCTTTTGTACATGCCTACAATATTTATACAACAACTTTTCTTTGCACACATGAAAAAGAAACAGCTGTATACTGTAACTGCCATAAGCCCTATTTCAAAAATTATACTGCTCCTTTTACTACTCCCGCCATATGGTATCTGGGGAGCTGTTATAGCTCTTCTTCTTGCACGAGCAATTGATATGATTGTCCTTATATTTCTCTTCAGAAGAGTTAGCTAA
- a CDS encoding HAD family hydrolase, giving the protein MKNDKNTILLFDWDGVIVDSNAWKWNGAWQKVFSDEPALAKIMMHAFSNDTDKILNRYQLLDETFAHADKQGISPLHLKEEYADQFGKAVRGGVVRIGLFPGAKDILKQLHTAGYRMYVISATLQKDLEYIAHELGVMDYFVALYGLPGSKLEHTNTIRSCEKTNAEHIVIGDGDSDRELAKRIDCLFIGISNNWNKWHVGKTSIGIVVPRIDDILEILNI; this is encoded by the coding sequence ATGAAGAATGATAAAAATACTATCCTTCTTTTTGATTGGGATGGGGTTATTGTTGATTCTAATGCTTGGAAATGGAATGGCGCATGGCAGAAAGTTTTTTCTGACGAACCGGCGTTGGCAAAAATAATGATGCATGCGTTTTCCAACGATACAGATAAGATTCTCAACCGATATCAGTTACTTGATGAGACTTTTGCTCATGCCGATAAGCAAGGAATTTCACCTCTTCACTTAAAAGAGGAATATGCAGACCAATTTGGGAAAGCGGTTCGTGGTGGTGTGGTCCGTATTGGCTTATTTCCAGGTGCAAAAGATATTCTAAAACAATTACATACTGCTGGGTACCGTATGTATGTAATTTCAGCTACTTTGCAGAAAGATCTTGAATATATAGCTCACGAACTTGGTGTAATGGATTATTTCGTTGCCCTATATGGTCTACCGGGAAGTAAATTAGAACACACAAACACTATACGCAGTTGCGAAAAAACAAATGCGGAGCATATCGTTATCGGTGATGGAGATTCAGATCGTGAACTTGCAAAAAGGATTGATTGTTTATTTATCGGTATTTCAAATAATTGGAATAAATGGCATGTAGGTAAAACCTCTATCGGAATTGTGGTACCTAGAATTGATGATATCTTGGAAATATTGAATATTTAG